tttttattttattttaggccAGAGAAGGtgtaaaaaacagtaaaaaagaaCCCCGGTGCTCTGGTGCAGCACAGTCTGGTCCTGCAGATCCGCTGTGATATTCTGAAGTCCCCGCCACACGTGAGGCTAATGAGTAGCCTTAGCAATGGACAagggatgtcactacctgtgacgtctCATGTTCTTTCCTAAGGCCACTGAGTCCACTGATTGGCTTCAGAGGtcacgtgaccattgaggccaatcaatggcctAAGCAAAGGGACATGCGACGTCACGGTCAGTAGACGGTAGACGGTCTGCAAAAGAACAGCAGGaaggaccatgctgggaggcacGGAGCATCTggagatgggattttttttttttcacaccttcCCCGAcccatttaaaaaataatttttattctgGGCGACCTCTTTAAGCTAATATGTAGTGTAATGTTAGCTGAGCCAGTTTTAGACCGTCTAGACTAAAGTAGCACTGTCTAAAATGTAGGCACTATTAGTAAATCCACCCCAGTTTATGTAGAACTCAGAGGAAGGTGGCACCAGCTTGACTTCCAGTACTCATTTCATGGCATGTACGTCATGTGCTAGAAAGCGATATCAATCTATTGGGAAATTTACACCTTACGACGAGATGACCACTTTATAAAAAAAGGTCATAAAATGAGcagtttattttttactttagtaATATTACTGCTATTTTGTTGTCGACTTTGGAGGGCCACCACCACTGATGCCAGTGTTGAGATTGGAGACATGTCAtgtacagtgaaaaaaaaaaatagaacttgAGGTGTAAGTAGCTACATTTATGGTGCTAAAATGCTGAACTAGAATTTCCAGATTGCAATATCCGTGCAAGTGTTGGTACTGTGAACTTTAGCACAGCACTTGCCCAATACCACACCAAACTGGGATGGACGTTCAgacagttagggtaagttcacacaaagaattttggtcagaattttgaggccgtatcagcctcaaaatcctgaccaaaaagacagctcccattgaaatcaatgggagctgctcaggtcatttttccgggagccggtttgttctggctcctggagaaagaagcaagatgctcattcttcaggcggaatcgcgaggcgactccgcctgaagacactccctcctcctgactaggctcattcattgggcctaatccagagcggagtgcgcgactggatgccggtgcagtgccctggctttcagtcgcagctacgcgttttttggttcggaacctgaggcggagtccGGCTCAGGTTCCGGACCCAAAAAAATCATATGAACTTACCCCTACACAACTTATTTGCCCTCCTACTCTGCCTTAGCTCTATTCTGGATAGGCACTtccatgtgacatcacaaagCTAAGGAGGCAGCGAATCTAATATTTCCATCCTCCCCAGTGGTGACTGAAACTGAAATTTGGCTAAATcaagaaaataaaataactttCGCTATAAAAAATATCTGTCTATTTTATGGAAACCCCCTTTTAAAACCCGAAAAACCTGTTGATAACCCCGACCAATGGGTTTAGGGTGTGACAGGGTCATCTGTATGTTCTGCAGTCATTTGGTTTGCAAATGAAGATAACATTGATCCACTATGGCTGAGTATTCGTAGTCTGGTAAAGCATACCTTCTTCTAGAGTGGAGACCTTAGTCGTACTTGTTCATTACAGacggcaataaaaaaaaactttcctaaataaaaaaaatagtaatttcCCATAAAATGTATGTTACTATTTACAGATAGAGAGGTTTCGTGTGGTTTGCTTATGAGTTGGGAACTATCGGGTAAAAGTTTATACAGTGGGGTTTCCGTAAACATAAATGTGAGATACAACTAATGTCACACACTGTTTCTTCATGAACCCCCAATATACAGGTCACAATAAGTATTTATTCACCTAACTTTTCTGTGACTTCTAATGAATTACATTATTTAGAAAGTGATTTACATTAGATTTTAACAATAATTTACCATTTAATATAAAACGCTTTGATGAGAGCAACATATAGCATGAATAGACCAACTTGGTGCAGTCATTGCATTGAGGATTGTTTGCATTTGCTGCAGGCTTAGAAATCTTATGGATTCCCAGGTCAAGGACATCAACAACTTGATAGGACGGAAGTGCATTCGACGTTCAGTTGATGGCTGAACAACTGTTGAGTGGAACGATCATCTGGTGAACGATCGTGACGCAGCCGTACATATACATAAGTCCACATTGGCTGTTAAGGTTGTTCAAATTGGCCTTTCATTTTTTATGACCCCGGGAAATGACAAACAACCTTTCTGGGAATGTCCTTTCACAGAAAGATTGCTGAAGGACTAGCAGCTATCGGATGAAAATTTTTAACAAAGCCGACTTCTTTTCAGACAATGAAGGTCTGTCACCAGTCAGCGAAAACAATCTTTCCATGTTAAATTTCACCTGAAGAATGACACTTTTGGTTGAAATTGTCCATTTACGTCAACTTTCGCCTAACGCGTATGGCCATCTGTAGGTTTACATCAACACGTGGCCTAAGTTTGATTTCCCATGTATAGTAGACTCTTTTGGAGCTCCTTAAGGCCTGGGGAAACAATGAAGTCTAGTCCTGCCAGTTCTGATGTTAAGATTAATAAAACCTGAACATAAAAAGTTAATAATAATTGCATTTGCCATATCAAATGTAATATAACCTAACCTATCGACCTAAGAAACCTTACCACTTAAGCTGTTTAGAAACTTTAAGAAATCTCAGGTCTCCCTAAGTCTATTATTACTTGAATATGAAGGGCTATGTGTTTCAGCAGCAGTATTTTGGGGTAGTTTTATCTGTATTTGACCATGGGGACAGACCTTATACATTGAACAATGCTATTTAACATTACATTGGACTACTTGATCATTTCACAGTTGCAAGGTATGAATCGACATAAACATCACATAAACCCCAAATGGTTTACGGTACAGCACCTCTTGGTGAATACTGCATTAACCTGAATGGATCTGACGTACTTtgatttgatatattttttttttatactgttacGTGAATGCTTTCAGTCAGTTTGTGCTTTCAAGGAATGAACGTTTAACAAAAAGAATCAGCATTAGAAAGTGCTGAGTGCCGGAGAAAGGCCTTCCATTAATTTAAGTTGGCTGTAGCCATGTGTAACTATGGATCGATAGAAGCATTCTCAATGCGCCGAGTATAAAATCTGATTGAGGAGTCTGCTTCAATAGCCGCTTACGCTATAAGGAATTAGACCAGATTTAGGCTCCAACCTGCATTAAGACAGTTGATCTATGACTGTAGATTGTAGGGCGGCATGAAAAGCCCACAGCCTATAAAACAATACCTTGAGTAAACCAGTAAGAATAAGAATTAACTCTTGGCTCTTGCAATGAGGATGCGTCTTGTCCTCTTACAACTGAAAGCACCATCGGGATATACTATTGATATTTTTGTGTAGGCCGAACCTAAAGAATTGCAGCAACCAACCACTGACTTACAACTGTTTCTGTGTGGTTCTATATCAATATGAACACAAGGTTTGACTAGGACCAGTATGATCTTCCACAAATGTAATTTATTCTACGGCACTGTGTATACTTACTAGTAGACGACCCCGAAGCCTCTAAAAGTCATCGTTTTACTTGGTTATAGATATAAAAGGTGAGCTGTCTGTACATATGGAGAACTGATATATACCTTCTGGCTTCATACTCTTGCACGGCTCATCATGCCACATGTTCTGTGTTCATCAGGCAACAAGAGCAATCATATACGCTATAATGTTTGGCACTAGGAGGGTACGGCTTCAGTTCATTTTTGTTAAGTTATCATACCTGCATAAATCACACGGAGCCATGCATTCAGAGTCCTGAATCTGATCCCCTGTATAGTACAATGAACAAATTGCTTTTTTCACCATAAAAAGTTCCACTAACATTTTACACATTTAGTctacacatcttttttttttttgccagctgGGTATATCATCATGATTATCATTTTATGTCTCTTTTCCTATGATATCAGTGTTTTCACCATTTATCCTTCACAGAGTACCTTCACACAGTGACACGTCAACCCAACACATTGCTTTTCACCACTTCTGCTGGTATACTTGACTTGACTATGTATGTAATAGACAAAATGGAGATGATTTACGACCCAGGGCCATGCTTTTGATAAAGCTTTAGAGCCCTTAAAGTTGTATTGTAGTGATAGTTAAATGTGGGCATTTGCTACCATTTGTCTTATTGCACTTGCTGTAGAATACGGGATTTAGAAAGCATACCCTAAGAGGGTCATCTATAGAAAATATACCCTGGGAAGGTCATCTATAGAGAGCATACCCTAAGAGGGTCATCTATAGAAAGCATACCCTAAGAGGGTCATCTATAGAAAGCATACCCTAAGAGGGTCATCTATAGAAAGCATACCCTAAGAGGGTCATCTATAGAAAGCATACCCTGGGAAGGTCATCTATAGAAGGCATACCCTGGGAAGGTCATCTATAGAAAGCATACCCTAAGAGGGTCATCTATAGAAAGCATACCCTAAGAGGGTCATCTATAGAAAGTATACCCTGGGAAGGTCATCTATAGAGAGCATACCCTAAGAGGGTCATCTATAGAAAGCATACCCTAAGAGGGTCATCTATAGAAAGCATACCCTAAGAGGGTTATCTATAGAAAGCATACCCTGGGAAGGTCATCTATAGAAGGCATACCCTGGGAAGGTCATCTATAGAAAGCATACCCTAAGAGGGACATCTATAGAAAGTATACCCTGGGAAGGTCATCTATAGAGAGCATACCCTAAGAGGGTCATATATAGAAAGCATACCCTAAGAGGGTCATCTATAGAAAGCATACCCTAAGAGGGTCATCTATAGAAAGTATACCCTGAGAAGGTCATCTATAGGGAGCATATCCTAAGAGGGTCATCTATAGAAAGCATACCCTAAGAGGGTCGTCTATAGAAAGCATACCCTAAGAGGGTTATCTATAGAAAGCATACCCTGGGAAGGTCATCTATAGAAGGCATACCCTGGGAAGGTCATCTATAGAAAGCATACCCTAAGAGGGACATCTATAGAAAGTATACCCTGGGAAGGTCATCTATAGAGAGCATACCCTAAGAGGGTCATATATAGAAAGCATATCCTAAGAGGGTCATCTATAGAAAGCATACCCTAAAAGGGTCATCTATAGAAAGCATACCCTGGGAAGGTCATCTATAGAAGGCATACCCTGGGAAGGTCATCTATAGAAAGCATACCCTAAGAGAGTCATCTATAGAATGCATACCCTAAGAGGGTCATCTATAGAAAGCATACCCTGGGAAGGTCATCTATAGAAAGCATACCCTGGGAAGATCATCTATAGAAAGCATAACTTAGGAGGGTCATCTATAGAAAGCATACCCTAAGAGGGTCATCTATAGAAAGAATACCCTAGGAGGGTCATCTATAGAAAGAATACCCTAGGAGGGTCATCTATAGAAAGAATACCCTAGGAGGGTCATCTATAGAAAGCATACCCTAGGAGGGTCATCTATAGAAAGCATACCCTAAGAGGGTCATCTATCATGTACTTTAGTATTAACAATTTCCACATTTAACTTTGGTGTGCAAAGGCCTGAAGCACAGAGGTTGCCTGTTGTCATATGATAACTTTTTGAGGTTCTTACATAGAGCATCCTGTAGACGATACAATTCTTAAGACATTTATGGTATCTATATGAAGTTTTAGTTAACACAGTACTAGACAACACATTGTCTACACTACCTAGATTTACTGCCCTTGGGTGTTATGTTCCTTTTCTTTTCCACGTTCACCTGTTCCACTGACATGAGATGCACCATCAACAATTTTTCTCCAATTATGATATTGAAAGAATGATAATCATGATGAATAGCCATTAAAAATGGTCTCCATGACGTCTTAGCCATGGCTTGTAGATCAGTTCTGGTAGAGACTATGAAGTTTACTCTTAGCCACCAAAGGGCTGTcaagttttattttttagattaaggttgcagcttttttttttttttttaaagtccttgATGTTTTTTGTTGGAATTTGTCGTTGTCTTTGTTACAACGTTGTTTCATATTCCAGACGTTCCTGAATAAGGGCATCATCTTTATACTGCAGCCGAGGGGGAGAAGGTGAACATTCAAAAGCTAAAATTGCCTTACGTAGACTTCTATCCAACACATGTCTTTCCCACGCTGGATACCTGTTCCTAAACAGGTCAATTTTAATAACAGATTCTTCAATCCTTGGAGGCCTTGAGGATGGAGTTGAAGGGGCTGTTGGCCTCACCTGAAAAACTGGCATGCAGCCGTCTCTTTCGGAAAATTTTTGATCTCGATCACTGGCAACACTCCGGTTATTGGACATAGATCTCAGAGTGCTTGAAGCCACTTCAGGGGGCAAGGGGAAGGCAGTTACAGGGTCCTCACAAGCACAGCTTGGTGACTGCCCAAATCTAGGTCCATTAGGATGAAAGAAGGCATAGTACATAAGCATAAAAACAATACCAGTTAAAAAGCTGCTAAACACTACACACAGTGCTGGGATAGCAAATGCATCCAGGATTTGGGGGGACTTATATATGTACCATAGGGTACTCAAGGCAGTGTTCTCCAGAAGGATGACAAAGTAATAAATAAACAGCCTGCACCGTGTCCTTCCTTCCTTGACATTAAACCAGCTAAAGATATAGATAATTCCAACCACCATGTCAAACACAATCTCCTCCCATTTAGTTATACAGAACTCTGTTTCACAATGCACAATCCAGAAGGTCATGATGCACCAGTGAAGGACAATAAATATTCCAAAATAGAGTTGGAAAACTGAGGCAAATAGGGCAAATGTTATAACTCTTGCTGCAATGGTGAAGAAATGCCAGCAAAACTGGATGATCACAGCCATGTAACTGATAGGTTTCTTGTCATCTCTTGAATCCCGTAATGCCTTTTGGTAAGATGCCAGGGCCCAAGCCAAGGATACAAGGGATGCAGCAGCAGTTAGAcctgaaacataaaaaatatggcTCAGAAGCAAATActgaaatattttatttaaaaaaaattacaatttttatgTAAAACATGCCCATAGTATCACTGTCAATGACAATCTAGCTGAACATTGAATGGGGTTTTCTTGACTTCTTTTATGACCTATGATTATTGGGggtatggggttaactgttactACTGCAGCAGGCCTGAGACTATATAGTGTATGGATAGGAAGCAGAGGTCTCATTGCAAGGTGGCCATACTCCATACACCGTACAGTATCAGGCCCAACAGGAGTCTCCAGACTAGTGTGGGGCTCCGtcgctgatcagatattgatgaactatcttgAAAATATGCCAAAAAACAAGAAGCCTGAAAAGCCCATTTAATATGTTTACATTTTGTTCCCAATGTATATGATGCTTATAATCCTTATATACTTACCCACATTTGTCTAAGATCAAAGGGCTGGCCTTGAAGGCATGCCAACTGTGCTGTCACACAGGGCATATCAGCAGCCCCTGCCAACATGGGCACTGCAAAAAGGTATGTCCCTTGAAATTACCATGTATAattgttttctgtttttatgatgcatttatatagtgccaacatattccacagtgctgtacaaggaCTGGTTAGTACCTGTTCTTACAACATATTTTTAGCCTATCTCTTTGTCTAATAAAATATAAGAGTTATGCCACAAAATTTTATTAACTTGAAGTGAATGAGATCGCTGGAGATgccaagtgctgtactttggctatctcctacTCTCCCATTGAAGAGCATTGTAGACCACCTGTTATGTCTACGTATAGCCTGGATGCAATTATGCTGGATGCACAATGTGGGTAAAACATCTCTGGTGGATTCCAGCTTGTGCATGTTCTCCATCTTACGTTCCTTTTCTAGGCGCTATCCAAACAGTTCATCCTCCTGGAAGAAAGTCTAGCTATAAGGAGGCGATGGCTTCTTCTGTACCTTATCCAACAGTTATATGCCAAAACAATGTGACAACTTTAGACCTGATCCTGTTATGTTACTTATACTAATCGCACCTTCATTTTCTCTATGCAATGTATATCCACACCTACAATGTATAAAAACCTCACTATCCACCACTAAAGACCAGAATCCATATTggtcacatatttgcatatttgtgTGTGTTTCCCTGAGCCGGCTCATATATCACttgtgttccctgtcgtcctcaacagcggcacaatgtggggtatttctgcccctgtgtgct
This genomic stretch from Leptodactylus fuscus isolate aLepFus1 chromosome 4, aLepFus1.hap2, whole genome shotgun sequence harbors:
- the XKR4 gene encoding XK-related protein 4, with product MAAKSDGMLKMKKSDVAFTPLQNSDHSGSVQGLASGSHPGSGAGDGGCSDGGSRCCCSRVAGSAGGGSPALCLRLAREQQRYSVWDCLWILAAVAVYFADVGSDIWLSVDYYLRGQRWWFGLTLFFVVLGSLSVQVFSFRWFVHDFSTENSAQCSPVDGKTAAAAPGEVDVRPSTPQRQASTASNKPNNPAGVGSSSTARQANTRSASCSFCIWLLQSFIHILQLGQLWRYFHTIYLGIRSRRSGENDRWRFYWKMVYEYADVSMLHLLATFLESAPQLVLQLCIVVQTRSLQAIQGLTAAASLVSLAWALASYQKALRDSRDDKKPISYMAVIIQFCWHFFTIAARVITFALFASVFQLYFGIFIVLHWCIMTFWIVHCETEFCITKWEEIVFDMVVGIIYIFSWFNVKEGRTRCRLFIYYFVILLENTALSTLWYIYKSPQILDAFAIPALCVVFSSFLTGIVFMLMYYAFFHPNGPRFGQSPSCACEDPVTAFPLPPEVASSTLRSMSNNRSVASDRDQKFSERDGCMPVFQVRPTAPSTPSSRPPRIEESVIKIDLFRNRYPAWERHVLDRSLRKAILAFECSPSPPRLQYKDDALIQERLEYETTL